One window from the genome of Dyadobacter sp. CECT 9275 encodes:
- a CDS encoding efflux RND transporter permease subunit, with protein sequence MLQLIRFALRKPVFIVVAIVGMLFFSILAIRKLPIDIFPKMGTPTIYVAQTYGGLSPQQMEGFLASYYEYHFLYITGIKFVESKSVQGVSLIKLQFHEGTDMATAMAETISYVNRARSFMPAGTFPPFVMRYDAGSLPVGQLVFSSATRSLNEIQDLALFKVRPMFGALPGVSAPPPLGGNQRTILIKANPERLRSYNISPDELVASIAKNNVLLPAGNVRIGDQTLITPSNSVVDNFKELEQIAVKEVNGTSVFVRDVASVENGADITSGYALINGKRSIYIPVTKRADASTWDVVQRIKENLPQMQAAIPDDIKVSYEFDQSGYVINSLKSLLFEGGLGAILTGLVVLLFLRDVRSALIVVLTIPLALLAAVVGLYLAGHTINMMTLGGLALAVGILVDEATVTIENIHRHQQMSKSTSRAILDACLEIAAPKLLILLSVLVVFLPAIFMTGVPKAMFIPLSLSVGFAMTASFLLSQTLVPILANWLLKNETATKSESSFDRFSEKYGKTVMHFGAIKFIAPLITLLFVGTTVLLYNASGRDIFPKIDGGQFQLRLRMPTGTRIERTEDATKKILGLINSLAGKENIAITSCFVGLQPSTYAINSIFLWTSGPHEALLKVNLLKGSAINIETLKEQIRDKVVNEIPNAVISFEPADLVDQVMSQGSNTPVEVLVQGKDLTQGRVFAERLKSQMKRIGFLRDVQIGIPLDYPSIQINYDRVRMGQMGLSIEQAGKAVTAAVSSSRNTQPVYWLDKAGGNSFQVQVEYPQYMMNSPEQIEQIPISSDKGDNLYLRDIADWKKTISVGEYDRMNQQRFITITANIYNQDLGEAVTHVNQAISKLGEQPHGMKVYMRGQSDLLTQTLRELSIGLLLAVTVIFLMLSAYFQSLRIPMIVLSVIPAVVTGSLLLLFVAGHSLNIQSFMGCIMAIGVSVANVILLVTNAEAIRKQRLSGQDIGIQAAKTRLRPILMTAIAMVAGMIPMAMGVGEGGQQTAPLGVAVIGGLIFSTLSTLLITPLIYNAWIGNKNYVGVSLDPDDNESKNFGQ encoded by the coding sequence ATGCTTCAACTCATACGTTTTGCATTAAGGAAGCCCGTTTTTATAGTGGTTGCCATTGTAGGGATGCTATTCTTTTCTATTCTGGCCATAAGGAAATTGCCCATCGATATATTTCCAAAAATGGGAACGCCCACTATTTATGTGGCACAGACCTATGGCGGATTATCGCCACAACAAATGGAAGGTTTTCTTGCTTCGTACTACGAGTATCATTTCCTGTACATCACCGGAATCAAATTTGTTGAAAGCAAATCAGTCCAGGGTGTATCGCTCATTAAATTGCAATTTCACGAAGGGACGGATATGGCAACTGCCATGGCTGAAACCATTTCCTATGTCAACCGTGCCCGCTCCTTTATGCCCGCCGGTACGTTTCCGCCCTTCGTTATGCGTTACGATGCAGGCTCACTTCCGGTTGGTCAGCTGGTTTTCAGCAGTGCTACCCGTTCACTGAATGAAATCCAGGATCTGGCATTGTTTAAAGTGCGGCCCATGTTTGGTGCGTTGCCAGGCGTTTCTGCTCCCCCGCCATTAGGAGGGAATCAGCGCACGATTCTGATCAAAGCAAACCCTGAACGGCTAAGAAGCTACAATATTTCACCCGACGAACTGGTGGCATCCATTGCCAAAAACAACGTGCTCTTACCCGCCGGGAACGTGCGTATTGGTGATCAAACACTGATTACGCCTTCCAACAGTGTGGTTGACAATTTTAAGGAACTAGAACAGATCGCGGTTAAAGAGGTAAACGGAACATCTGTTTTTGTCCGGGATGTGGCCAGTGTGGAAAATGGAGCAGACATTACATCCGGCTATGCGCTCATCAATGGGAAGCGTTCCATTTACATTCCGGTTACCAAACGGGCCGATGCTTCAACCTGGGATGTTGTGCAACGCATTAAAGAAAATCTTCCACAAATGCAGGCTGCCATTCCCGATGACATCAAAGTATCCTACGAGTTTGACCAGTCAGGGTATGTGATCAATTCCTTGAAAAGCCTGCTTTTCGAAGGCGGCTTGGGGGCTATACTAACCGGACTTGTGGTTCTGCTATTTCTACGCGATGTCAGAAGCGCGCTCATTGTCGTACTCACAATTCCGCTGGCTCTGCTTGCAGCTGTCGTGGGACTTTATTTGGCTGGGCACACCATCAATATGATGACATTGGGTGGACTGGCACTGGCAGTGGGAATTTTAGTTGATGAAGCGACGGTAACCATTGAAAATATCCATCGGCATCAGCAAATGTCCAAATCAACATCAAGGGCAATCCTGGATGCATGCTTGGAAATTGCGGCTCCCAAACTACTGATCTTGCTTAGCGTACTTGTAGTGTTTTTACCCGCTATATTTATGACAGGCGTGCCTAAGGCGATGTTTATCCCCTTGTCCTTATCGGTTGGGTTTGCCATGACCGCATCCTTTCTGTTGTCACAGACATTGGTCCCCATTCTAGCTAACTGGCTTCTTAAAAATGAAACAGCAACAAAATCAGAATCTTCCTTTGATCGGTTTAGTGAAAAATATGGTAAAACGGTGATGCATTTTGGTGCTATAAAATTTATCGCTCCTTTGATTACCTTACTTTTCGTTGGTACTACGGTTCTTTTATACAATGCATCGGGGAGAGATATTTTTCCGAAAATTGATGGTGGCCAGTTTCAGCTACGTTTAAGGATGCCAACAGGGACCAGGATCGAAAGAACAGAGGATGCTACGAAAAAAATACTGGGACTGATTAACAGCTTAGCGGGAAAAGAGAATATTGCCATCACTTCCTGCTTTGTAGGTTTACAGCCATCTACGTACGCGATCAATTCGATTTTTCTTTGGACAAGTGGGCCGCATGAAGCCCTCTTAAAAGTAAATCTTTTGAAAGGGTCAGCCATAAACATTGAAACTTTGAAAGAACAGATCAGGGATAAGGTAGTAAACGAGATCCCCAATGCTGTAATTTCTTTCGAACCGGCCGACCTGGTTGATCAGGTGATGAGCCAGGGATCCAATACACCTGTTGAAGTGCTGGTTCAGGGGAAGGATCTAACGCAAGGCAGAGTATTTGCAGAACGGTTAAAATCTCAAATGAAAAGAATTGGGTTTTTACGGGATGTACAAATTGGCATCCCGCTAGATTACCCTAGTATCCAAATCAATTATGACCGGGTCCGAATGGGACAAATGGGCCTTTCTATCGAACAGGCCGGAAAGGCGGTCACTGCTGCCGTATCATCAAGCCGAAATACCCAGCCCGTTTACTGGCTTGACAAGGCGGGTGGTAATTCCTTCCAGGTGCAGGTAGAATATCCGCAATATATGATGAACAGCCCTGAGCAGATCGAACAGATTCCTATCAGTAGTGACAAGGGGGACAATCTGTACCTACGCGATATTGCCGATTGGAAAAAAACCATTTCAGTGGGCGAATACGACCGGATGAACCAACAGCGGTTTATCACTATAACAGCAAATATTTACAACCAGGATCTGGGAGAAGCTGTAACGCATGTGAACCAGGCCATATCCAAGCTTGGTGAACAACCGCATGGTATGAAAGTTTATATGCGTGGCCAGTCTGATTTATTGACCCAAACTTTAAGGGAACTGTCCATCGGTCTGCTGCTGGCAGTGACTGTAATTTTCCTGATGCTATCGGCTTATTTTCAATCACTGAGAATACCGATGATCGTCTTATCGGTTATTCCTGCTGTGGTAACCGGCTCGTTGTTGCTACTTTTTGTGGCGGGACATAGTTTAAATATTCAGTCTTTTATGGGTTGTATTATGGCCATCGGGGTTTCCGTGGCTAATGTCATCCTCTTGGTCACCAATGCAGAAGCCATTCGAAAGCAAAGGCTGTCTGGTCAAGATATAGGTATCCAGGCTGCAAAAACCAGGCTTCGTCCGATCCTGATGACCGCTATTGCCATGGTAGCCGGTATGATACCGATGGCGATGGGCGTTGGTGAAGGCGGCCAGCAAACTGCACCTTTGGGTGTGGCCGTTATCGGCGGTTTGATATTTTCAACGCTAAGTACATTATTGATCACTCCCCTGATCTATAACGCCTGGATTGGCAACAAAAATTACGTAGGCGTTTCTCTTGATCCTGATGACAATGAAAGCAAAAACTTTGGCCAGTAA
- a CDS encoding efflux RND transporter periplasmic adaptor subunit, translating into MLRIFFFSCVCMFLFYSCNSKEQSGAKTTETNPDGKDSVAIYIAKSDSVEKKITLPSELLPYERVEIRSKIQGYLKKINVDIGSRVRKGQLLALIDAPEIASRLSEVTEKIQSAKAKYLASKDNFDRIYSASQTEGVIAASELDKVKNLFMADSADYKAAIFTAATYKQMGNYLAITAPFNGVVTKRNVHEGTFVGNPGELPLLEIEDNSRLRLRVAVPEIYTGTSLKKQSIKFTTKAMPEKVFDAKLVRKSENIDNATRSEIWEFEVTNTKKLLKTGMYADARLEVQRSQPGVTLPSSAIVTTLEKKFAIKIKQGKTQWIDINQGLNLGDKIEVFGNIMPGDTLILKANEELKADVSVIAKLVKN; encoded by the coding sequence ATGCTTAGAATTTTCTTTTTCAGCTGTGTCTGCATGTTTCTCTTTTATTCTTGCAACAGCAAAGAGCAGTCCGGTGCCAAAACCACTGAAACCAACCCGGATGGTAAAGATTCGGTAGCGATTTACATTGCAAAAAGCGATTCTGTCGAAAAAAAAATTACTTTACCCAGTGAATTGCTGCCTTATGAACGCGTAGAAATCCGTTCAAAGATTCAGGGTTATTTGAAAAAAATAAATGTTGACATCGGAAGCAGGGTGCGTAAAGGGCAGTTACTAGCTCTTATCGATGCGCCGGAAATTGCTTCGCGTCTAAGCGAGGTAACCGAAAAGATCCAGTCTGCAAAAGCTAAATATTTAGCCAGCAAAGACAATTTTGACCGTATTTATTCTGCTTCTCAAACCGAAGGTGTCATTGCAGCCAGTGAACTGGATAAAGTTAAAAATCTCTTTATGGCCGACAGTGCGGATTATAAAGCCGCTATCTTCACCGCTGCTACCTATAAGCAAATGGGAAATTACCTGGCGATCACCGCACCTTTTAACGGAGTGGTAACCAAACGAAATGTGCATGAAGGTACTTTTGTGGGAAACCCCGGTGAGCTTCCACTTTTGGAAATTGAAGATAATTCCCGGCTAAGACTTCGGGTAGCTGTTCCAGAGATATATACCGGCACCAGTTTGAAAAAGCAAAGCATCAAATTTACAACCAAAGCGATGCCTGAAAAAGTATTTGACGCCAAACTGGTCCGTAAATCAGAAAATATAGACAATGCCACGCGGAGTGAAATTTGGGAATTTGAAGTAACCAACACGAAAAAGTTACTGAAAACGGGTATGTATGCGGATGCCAGACTAGAGGTTCAGCGTTCACAACCAGGCGTTACATTACCATCATCCGCTATTGTGACCACTTTGGAAAAAAAGTTTGCCATTAAAATAAAGCAGGGGAAAACGCAGTGGATTGACATAAACCAGGGGCTTAACCTGGGAGACAAAATTGAAGTATTTGGCAATATCATGCCCGGAGATACGCTGATACTAAAAGCCAATGAGGAATTAAAAGCAGATGTTTCGGTTATCGCAAAGCTTGTAAAAAATTAG
- a CDS encoding DUF1259 domain-containing protein yields MNAVQASTIAKTPALTKEEIAAIEAAMGKKGNYNEGQAVHTTPLPRNDLKVTVKGEPVPIPFGFGGWASIKKTVDGKSAVLMSDTVLLEEEVNPLISAAHANGLEIGAIHNHFFYEQPRIFYMHMHGMGTPQELAKKFAATIKDAKISPANQPVPSAPPTTTGKELFDIPALDGIVKYTGVVNGPTYKYTVGRDDLTVMAMGAEMTAAIGLNSWASFAGNKDSAHIAGDIAMLEDEVNTVIKALRANNLEVVALHNHMFGENPRIIFLHYYGRGPATTLAKGFRSALDVLGKPVKATHSTH; encoded by the coding sequence ATGAACGCTGTGCAAGCTTCGACGATTGCCAAAACACCTGCACTTACCAAGGAAGAGATTGCAGCTATTGAAGCTGCTATGGGTAAAAAGGGCAACTATAATGAAGGACAAGCGGTTCATACCACTCCGCTTCCACGCAACGATTTGAAAGTCACTGTCAAAGGTGAACCTGTTCCAATTCCATTTGGGTTTGGGGGATGGGCGTCTATCAAAAAAACAGTAGATGGGAAATCAGCCGTTTTAATGAGCGATACAGTTCTGCTGGAAGAAGAAGTGAATCCCTTGATTTCAGCGGCGCATGCCAACGGCCTTGAAATCGGGGCTATTCACAATCATTTTTTCTATGAGCAGCCACGCATATTCTACATGCACATGCATGGCATGGGTACGCCACAAGAGCTTGCCAAAAAGTTTGCTGCCACCATTAAAGATGCCAAAATCTCCCCGGCTAACCAGCCTGTGCCTTCTGCGCCACCCACCACTACGGGCAAGGAACTCTTTGATATACCAGCCCTTGACGGCATTGTCAAGTATACCGGCGTAGTAAACGGCCCAACTTATAAATATACTGTTGGCCGTGACGATCTGACGGTTATGGCCATGGGTGCAGAAATGACAGCTGCCATAGGACTTAACTCCTGGGCAAGCTTTGCTGGAAACAAAGACAGCGCCCATATAGCGGGTGACATTGCCATGCTGGAAGATGAAGTTAATACGGTCATCAAAGCGCTTCGGGCCAATAACCTAGAAGTAGTGGCATTGCATAATCATATGTTTGGTGAGAACCCAAGGATCATATTTCTGCATTATTATGGGCGTGGACCGGCCACTACGCTTGCAAAAGGGTTCAGATCGGCCCTGGATGTTCTAGGAAAACCTGTTAAAGCGACGCATTCAACGCACTAG
- a CDS encoding chromate resistance protein ChrB domain-containing protein, protein MDWITRERPKIDRIACPWLIKNFVDKEATFHLGIPTATEGAKANFVNIGGVSLGLKKDIQPNITLVPEVGAYWYDRKILGVPKRGPGFQYGQMLATSF, encoded by the coding sequence ATGGACTGGATTACCCGCGAACGCCCCAAAATCGATAGGATCGCCTGCCCGTGGCTGATCAAAAACTTTGTGGACAAGGAAGCCACATTCCACCTCGGGATACCAACAGCCACGGAGGGCGCTAAGGCTAATTTTGTCAACATCGGGGGCGTATCGCTGGGGTTGAAAAAGGATATCCAGCCCAACATAACTCTGGTCCCCGAAGTGGGCGCGTATTGGTACGATAGGAAAATCCTCGGTGTGCCCAAGCGGGGGCCTGGGTTTCAGTACGGCCAGATGCTGGCAACTAGTTTTTGA
- a CDS encoding DUF5916 domain-containing protein — protein sequence MTLKTVLPFLFLLLSSRLFAQSLGVNEADYGLNVRRSIGPIVLDGRLDEAAWDKADTVSNFWQFFPYDTVRAGARTRVRVLFDSEFLYIAAECYQPGRYVVTSLKRDFARGQSDLFEVNIDPFGDKLNGFNFAASPYGVQREGLITNGQEFATDWDNKWYVRVGNAADRYTVEMAIPFKTLRYKQRQTGDGPDVWLINFIRSDIARNEQSAWAPIPLNFTGQALAFSGRLIWEQPPPRPGANVSLIPYGLAETGRDYPSGIPPRRGVNAGFDVKVAVTPSLNLDLTVNPDFAQVEVDQQVTNLSRFELFFPERRQFFLENSDLFGSFGTSVTNPFFSRRIGLVRNPRTGFNERVPILAGLRLSGRLDRNWRVGVLNMQTGRRSLADSVTLPPINYGMLAVQRRISTRSFLSALLVNKDPVGIMPAGAAQPYNRVAGLEYSLASANNQWRGKAFYHRSFSPDRPAQPYAVGALLFVDKPAVNGRVGVYDIGDNFRADVGYVPRASLLKFHGEVFRVLFPKGRLGRHINRFYLGPNWDFIYGKRQNRLIDWDAGLFGGITMQNQSQLSFVFLRWDYTYLFSPFDPSNTGGIALPANTSYLYFSHRLTYVSNVRKPFFYSFNGRYGQYFNGRITQLHTVMSYRQQPYGVFSLDFTYNGIRLPAPHSQSDLLLIGPKVDLSFTRSLFLTAYVQYNNQINNVNTNIRFQWRYKPVSDLFVVYTDNYFAYETLDDDNRLMRAWQPKNRALVIKFTYWLNL from the coding sequence ATGACTTTGAAAACAGTTTTACCCTTCCTTTTCCTGCTGTTGAGCAGCCGTTTGTTTGCCCAGTCACTCGGCGTGAACGAAGCCGACTATGGTCTGAATGTCCGCCGGTCCATCGGACCGATTGTGCTAGACGGACGTCTGGATGAAGCCGCCTGGGACAAAGCGGACACGGTGTCGAACTTTTGGCAGTTTTTTCCGTATGACACCGTCCGGGCCGGTGCCCGAACCCGCGTACGGGTGTTGTTCGACTCGGAGTTCCTATACATAGCCGCCGAATGTTATCAACCCGGCCGGTACGTGGTCACTTCGCTCAAACGCGACTTTGCCCGCGGGCAGTCAGACCTGTTTGAGGTTAACATTGACCCCTTCGGCGATAAGCTTAACGGCTTCAATTTTGCGGCAAGCCCGTACGGCGTGCAACGCGAGGGCCTGATCACCAATGGACAGGAGTTTGCCACCGATTGGGACAACAAGTGGTACGTCCGGGTAGGCAACGCCGCCGATCGCTACACCGTCGAGATGGCCATCCCCTTCAAAACGCTCCGCTACAAGCAACGGCAGACTGGGGACGGGCCAGACGTGTGGCTGATCAACTTCATCCGCAGCGACATCGCCCGCAACGAGCAATCGGCCTGGGCACCCATACCCCTTAATTTTACCGGACAGGCGCTGGCGTTCTCGGGCCGGCTGATCTGGGAGCAGCCCCCCCCCAGGCCCGGTGCCAACGTCTCGCTGATTCCGTACGGGCTGGCCGAAACGGGCCGGGATTACCCGTCGGGGATACCTCCCCGACGGGGCGTCAACGCCGGATTCGATGTGAAGGTGGCCGTCACCCCTTCGCTCAATCTGGACCTGACCGTAAACCCAGACTTCGCGCAGGTAGAAGTCGATCAGCAAGTGACGAACCTGAGTCGGTTTGAGTTGTTTTTCCCCGAACGGCGGCAGTTTTTCCTGGAAAACAGCGACCTCTTCGGCTCATTCGGCACGAGCGTTACCAACCCGTTTTTCTCCCGGCGCATCGGCCTTGTCCGCAATCCCCGCACTGGGTTCAACGAGCGGGTGCCGATTCTGGCCGGGTTACGGCTGAGCGGCCGGTTGGACCGGAACTGGCGGGTCGGGGTGCTGAACATGCAGACGGGCCGGCGGTCGCTGGCCGATTCTGTCACGCTGCCACCGATCAACTACGGGATGCTGGCCGTGCAGCGCCGGATTTCGACCCGTTCGTTTTTGAGCGCACTGCTGGTAAACAAGGACCCCGTAGGGATAATGCCAGCCGGTGCCGCCCAACCGTATAACCGGGTCGCCGGCCTGGAGTATTCCCTGGCTTCGGCCAATAACCAGTGGCGGGGCAAAGCGTTCTACCACCGCTCGTTCAGCCCGGACCGGCCGGCTCAGCCCTACGCGGTGGGCGCCCTGCTGTTCGTTGACAAGCCAGCGGTCAACGGGCGGGTTGGCGTTTACGACATTGGCGATAACTTCCGGGCCGACGTGGGGTACGTCCCCCGCGCGAGCCTGCTGAAATTCCATGGCGAGGTCTTTAGGGTGCTTTTCCCGAAAGGGCGGCTGGGCCGGCACATCAACCGGTTTTACCTGGGACCAAACTGGGATTTTATTTATGGGAAACGGCAGAACCGCCTGATTGACTGGGACGCGGGACTGTTCGGGGGCATCACGATGCAAAACCAGTCGCAGCTGAGTTTTGTGTTTCTGCGCTGGGATTACACCTACCTTTTCTCGCCCTTCGACCCATCCAACACCGGCGGGATTGCCCTTCCCGCCAACACCTCGTACCTGTACTTCAGCCACAGGCTGACCTACGTGTCCAACGTTAGGAAGCCTTTTTTCTATAGTTTCAACGGTCGATACGGGCAGTACTTCAACGGTCGGATCACGCAGTTGCACACCGTCATGAGTTACCGGCAGCAACCTTACGGTGTTTTCTCGCTTGATTTCACCTATAACGGTATTCGGCTGCCCGCGCCCCACAGTCAATCGGACCTGCTGCTGATCGGCCCCAAGGTCGATCTGTCCTTCACCCGGTCGTTGTTTCTAACGGCCTACGTCCAGTATAACAACCAGATAAACAATGTCAACACCAACATCCGGTTCCAGTGGCGGTACAAACCCGTCTCGGACCTGTTCGTGGTGTACACCGATAACTACTTTGCGTACGAAACCCTCGATGATGACAACCGGCTGATGCGGGCCTGGCAACCTAAAAATCGGGCTTTGGTGATCAAATTCACGTATTGGCTGAATCTGTAA
- a CDS encoding IS3 family transposase: protein MRDVYDLIISLSRTNKVSYLCSLFEVSRTAYYRYRRGESYNADKKYNRPKHEIRIEFIRNLKRYGSRRIKESLKQKGIKISRRKVAEIMRKEGLRAIQPPRFIPRTTDSKHGKRVCPNLLLNQSKPDRPNAAWTSDITYMPLKGGKWAYLCTWMDLYSRQIVSWQLADNMQESLVREPLSRALLKRRAKPGMIVHSDRGGQYLSREMKKVIKTFKLRQSMSRADDPYDNAWAESFWSRLKAELDMPRGGYESIERLKSALFEYIEGYYNTRRLHSSLNYLNPAAFEAEYYRQTG from the coding sequence CTGAGAGACGTCTATGACTTAATAATATCACTTTCGAGGACAAATAAGGTAAGTTATCTGTGTTCGCTTTTTGAAGTAAGCCGCACAGCTTATTACCGGTACCGGCGAGGAGAAAGTTATAATGCGGACAAAAAATACAACCGCCCAAAGCATGAAATACGGATCGAGTTTATCCGTAATTTGAAGCGATATGGCAGTCGACGTATCAAAGAATCCTTGAAACAAAAAGGCATCAAGATTAGTCGCCGAAAAGTCGCTGAAATCATGCGAAAAGAGGGTTTAAGGGCTATTCAACCACCTAGGTTTATTCCAAGGACAACTGATAGTAAACACGGAAAACGAGTTTGTCCAAACCTTCTGCTTAACCAGTCAAAGCCAGATCGACCCAATGCAGCTTGGACATCGGACATTACTTACATGCCTTTGAAAGGCGGGAAGTGGGCTTATCTCTGCACCTGGATGGATTTGTATTCCCGGCAAATTGTTAGCTGGCAATTGGCTGACAATATGCAAGAAAGTCTTGTCAGGGAACCGTTGTCGAGAGCACTGTTGAAGCGCAGGGCCAAACCTGGTATGATCGTGCACTCGGATCGTGGCGGACAATATTTATCACGGGAAATGAAGAAAGTAATAAAAACTTTCAAACTGAGACAAAGCATGTCCCGTGCCGATGACCCATACGACAACGCATGGGCGGAGTCGTTCTGGAGTAGGCTGAAGGCCGAATTAGATATGCCCAGAGGTGGTTATGAGAGCATTGAAAGATTGAAGTCTGCTCTATTTGAATACATCGAGGGATATTATAATACAAGAAGACTGCATTCGTCTTTGAACTATTTGAATCCCGCAGCATTTGAGGCCGAATATTACCGACAAACGGGATAA
- a CDS encoding transposase — translation MGVQKGSKTRKSYDADFKQEVARMLASGRSAKEISETFGIAENLLYRWKRMATMKTKTKNVESEGSKAAKLAAENARLRAEVERLKTDREILKKALGLFSTSD, via the coding sequence ATGGGAGTTCAGAAGGGGAGCAAAACCAGAAAGAGTTACGATGCTGATTTTAAGCAGGAAGTAGCGAGAATGTTGGCTTCTGGAAGAAGCGCGAAGGAAATCTCGGAGACGTTTGGAATTGCTGAAAATCTTCTATATCGTTGGAAGAGAATGGCAACTATGAAGACAAAAACAAAGAATGTGGAGAGTGAAGGTAGTAAGGCTGCAAAACTTGCTGCTGAAAATGCTAGGCTACGAGCGGAAGTTGAACGCCTGAAAACCGACCGTGAAATCTTAAAAAAGGCGTTGGGTCTCTTCAGCACGTCCGACTGA
- a CDS encoding Fic family protein, with translation MERILMIRLQEMLFGSSNKAESAKISALEKKGVILKIAPRIYTSNLQEHPEVIIKRNWFRILSNQFPGAILSHRSALEFKPVNGEHIFVTYSYTRKNHLPGLTIHFQQGPVRQENDNVFFENLYASQEARAFLENMQETRTRNDLSKTLPISDIEERLDLIIRSRGEEAVNAIRDEARRLAPILGMEKEFSKLNLVISTLLNTGDSRSLHSPVAIARSLGEPFDPQRIKLFEILYQALSGKTFPAYADKNLSLIAYRNFGFFESYFSNYIEGTEFAVNEAQQIIQTETPLPERDEDSHDILGTYQIVSDRREMSITPSSPDELLQLLRNRHATLLRARISKKPGQFKDKNNRAGNTEFVDWQLVAGTLKKGFDWYSLLKDPFAKAAYMMFMISEVHPFLDGNGRIARVMMNAELSSKSLSKIIIPTVYREDYMGALRKLTRQYDPTPYIRMLLRTFEFSSYIYGEDQLNMENELIQSNAFQDPEAAKLVIIPR, from the coding sequence ATGGAAAGAATTCTTATGATTAGATTACAAGAGATGCTTTTTGGATCCTCTAATAAAGCTGAATCTGCTAAAATTAGTGCATTAGAGAAAAAGGGTGTGATACTTAAGATAGCTCCACGTATCTACACATCAAACCTACAAGAGCATCCCGAGGTTATTATTAAAAGAAATTGGTTTAGGATTCTATCCAATCAGTTCCCAGGCGCAATTTTAAGTCACCGTAGTGCATTGGAGTTTAAGCCGGTGAACGGTGAGCATATCTTTGTTACATACAGCTACACAAGAAAAAACCACTTACCTGGTCTCACAATCCATTTCCAGCAAGGGCCGGTTCGACAAGAAAATGACAATGTATTTTTTGAAAACCTATATGCTTCACAGGAAGCACGAGCCTTTTTGGAAAATATGCAAGAGACCAGAACGAGAAACGATCTTTCTAAAACGCTTCCGATCTCTGACATTGAGGAAAGGCTCGATCTAATCATTAGATCCAGGGGCGAAGAAGCAGTTAATGCTATCCGGGACGAAGCTCGAAGACTGGCTCCCATTTTAGGCATGGAAAAGGAGTTTTCGAAACTTAACCTTGTGATAAGTACGCTTTTGAATACCGGCGATTCTAGGAGCCTCCATTCGCCTGTTGCCATAGCACGATCGCTCGGAGAGCCATTTGACCCACAAAGAATCAAGCTATTCGAGATACTATATCAAGCTTTAAGCGGTAAAACATTTCCTGCTTATGCCGATAAAAACCTCTCGCTGATAGCATATCGAAATTTCGGGTTTTTCGAGAGTTACTTTTCTAACTACATTGAGGGAACCGAATTTGCTGTTAATGAAGCGCAACAAATTATTCAAACCGAAACGCCGCTGCCTGAACGGGACGAAGATTCTCACGATATATTAGGTACTTATCAAATCGTCTCAGACCGGAGGGAAATGTCGATAACTCCCAGTTCGCCTGATGAGCTATTACAGCTGTTAAGAAACAGACATGCTACATTACTACGAGCCCGCATCTCCAAAAAGCCAGGACAGTTCAAGGATAAAAATAACCGGGCAGGCAACACTGAATTTGTAGATTGGCAATTGGTCGCAGGCACCTTAAAAAAAGGATTTGACTGGTATTCCCTTCTTAAGGATCCCTTTGCCAAGGCAGCTTATATGATGTTTATGATCAGTGAAGTTCACCCCTTTCTTGATGGAAATGGTAGGATTGCAAGGGTGATGATGAATGCTGAACTCTCGTCAAAAAGTCTTTCAAAAATCATAATTCCTACTGTTTACCGAGAAGACTACATGGGTGCATTACGAAAGCTCACCCGTCAGTATGATCCCACTCCCTACATCCGCATGCTTCTAAGGACCTTTGAGTTCAGTTCGTATATCTATGGGGAAGATCAGCTCAATATGGAAAACGAATTAATCCAGTCCAACGCCTTCCAGGATCCAGAAGCTGCGAAGCTAGTAATTATCCCACGCTAA